One segment of Cetobacterium sp. ZOR0034 DNA contains the following:
- a CDS encoding Rne/Rng family ribonuclease — protein sequence MNQVVINTNRFKTRAAVLENGKVMEVHIEREGEGTLNGNIYKGKVANVLPGMESAFVNVGLEKNGFLYVKDLRDFEEKYLTGIVNSIKPIEELLNVGDEVVVQVLSDPRGSKGARVTTHYTIPGKFLVLMPNNNHIAISKKIKDEIERERLEKLFSEIVPEGMGVIIRTAAEGKSIYHFEKELQYLIKKWEEIEIKIKEAKPGELLYKDNGIVSKVLRDIIGNDIDEIIVDNEDVYWEIIDYVRAFSEGIPKMKIKLYTEKEEIFYKYGIQKEIEKSLEVTTMLECGGSIVIEKTEALVSVDVNTGKNIGSMNLEETVVKTNIEAAEEIARQLRIRNLSGIIIIDFIDMKVEEDKVKVLKVLEENLAKDRVKTNIIHFTDLGLVEMTRKRLGKPLSYYFQDECPMCKGTGKIKGSRAIVENIIKELKEIVDEKDIKKVKIITKETVKEKIESIYLDFIKALLQKSGKSIEISTKNRDSLKDYEIILES from the coding sequence ATGAACCAGGTAGTAATAAATACCAATAGATTTAAAACAAGAGCAGCAGTTTTAGAAAATGGAAAAGTTATGGAAGTTCATATCGAAAGAGAGGGCGAAGGAACTTTAAATGGAAATATCTATAAAGGGAAAGTGGCAAATGTTCTTCCTGGAATGGAGTCAGCTTTTGTTAATGTTGGATTAGAGAAAAATGGATTTTTATATGTTAAGGATTTGAGAGATTTTGAAGAGAAGTATTTAACTGGGATAGTAAATAGTATAAAACCTATAGAAGAACTTTTAAATGTAGGGGATGAAGTTGTAGTCCAAGTTTTAAGTGATCCTAGAGGAAGTAAAGGAGCGAGAGTAACAACTCACTATACGATTCCTGGTAAATTTTTGGTTTTAATGCCAAATAACAATCATATCGCTATTTCGAAAAAGATAAAGGATGAGATTGAAAGAGAACGTTTAGAGAAGCTTTTTTCTGAGATAGTTCCTGAAGGAATGGGTGTTATAATAAGAACGGCCGCTGAAGGAAAAAGTATATACCATTTTGAAAAAGAGTTGCAATATCTGATAAAGAAATGGGAAGAAATAGAGATTAAAATAAAAGAAGCAAAACCAGGTGAACTTTTATATAAAGATAATGGAATAGTTAGTAAAGTTTTAAGAGATATAATAGGTAATGACATAGATGAGATAATTGTAGATAATGAGGATGTATACTGGGAGATTATCGATTATGTGAGAGCTTTTAGTGAAGGCATTCCGAAGATGAAGATTAAACTCTATACTGAAAAAGAGGAGATTTTCTATAAATATGGTATTCAAAAAGAGATAGAGAAATCTCTTGAAGTTACGACAATGCTAGAGTGTGGAGGTTCTATAGTTATAGAGAAAACAGAAGCTTTGGTAAGTGTAGACGTGAATACAGGTAAAAATATTGGAAGCATGAATTTAGAAGAAACTGTTGTTAAAACAAATATAGAGGCTGCAGAGGAGATTGCAAGACAGCTTCGTATAAGAAATTTAAGTGGAATTATAATAATAGATTTCATAGATATGAAAGTAGAAGAGGATAAGGTAAAAGTTTTAAAAGTGTTGGAGGAAAATTTAGCCAAAGATAGAGTTAAAACAAATATTATTCATTTCACAGATTTAGGATTAGTTGAAATGACAAGAAAAAGATTGGGTAAACCATTATCTTATTATTTCCAAGATGAATGTCCTATGTGTAAAGGAACAGGAAAGATAAAGGGTAGTAGAGCTATTGTAGAAAATATAATAAAAGAGCTTAAAGAGATTGTAGACGAGAAAGATATAAAAAAAGTTAAAATTATAACAAAAGAAACAGTGAAAGAGAAGATAGAGAGTATATATCTAGATTTTATAAAAGCTCTTTTACAAAAATCAGGAAAAAGTATAGAGATAAGTACTAAGAATAGAGATTCTTTAAAAGATTATGAGATAATATTGGAAAGTTAG
- a CDS encoding elongator complex protein 3, translated as MKHYNIPIFISHFGCPNDCVFCNQKKINGRETDVTTDDIKNIIETYLKTLPKKSKKEVAFFGGTFTGISIKLQEEYLSVVYEYIKNGLVDGIRLSTRPDYIDEEIVKMLKKYGVTTVELGVQSLDENVLKQTHRFYPMEKVYTASKLIKDAEIELGIQLMLGLPGSTDESDYISAVKTVGLEPDIARIYPTLVIKETEMADMFKAGTYTPLTLGEAVKRCKKIYSLLDYNDINIVRVGLQPTDDLNDDENVLGGPFHPAFRELVVGEIYYDFLKSILEIEKKLDVETNERNVSRIVGINKVNKEKLGKDFKIKINNTLEVDTIKVNEVIYPWKQVLRGEIDEPGSNKYQ; from the coding sequence ATGAAACACTATAATATTCCAATCTTTATAAGTCATTTTGGGTGCCCAAATGATTGTGTTTTTTGTAATCAGAAAAAGATTAATGGTAGAGAAACAGATGTAACTACAGATGATATAAAAAATATAATTGAAACATACTTAAAAACTCTTCCAAAAAAATCCAAGAAAGAGGTGGCTTTTTTTGGTGGAACTTTTACAGGAATTTCTATAAAATTACAAGAAGAATATCTATCTGTAGTTTATGAATATATAAAAAATGGATTAGTTGATGGAATTAGACTTTCTACTAGACCAGATTATATAGATGAAGAGATAGTTAAGATGCTGAAAAAATATGGAGTTACGACTGTAGAGTTAGGAGTTCAATCTTTAGACGAAAATGTATTGAAACAAACACATAGGTTTTATCCGATGGAAAAAGTTTATACAGCTTCAAAATTGATAAAAGATGCAGAAATTGAATTAGGAATCCAGTTGATGTTGGGATTACCAGGATCGACAGATGAGAGTGACTATATAAGTGCTGTAAAAACAGTAGGATTAGAACCAGATATAGCTAGAATATATCCGACTCTAGTTATAAAAGAAACTGAGATGGCTGATATGTTTAAAGCAGGTACCTACACACCATTAACACTAGGTGAGGCAGTAAAAAGATGTAAAAAAATATATTCATTATTAGATTATAATGATATTAATATAGTAAGAGTTGGATTGCAACCGACGGATGATTTAAATGACGACGAAAATGTTTTAGGGGGACCTTTCCATCCAGCTTTTAGAGAGCTTGTAGTTGGAGAGATATATTATGATTTTCTAAAAAGTATATTAGAAATAGAAAAAAAATTGGATGTAGAAACTAATGAAAGGAATGTTTCCAGAATTGTTGGTATAAATAAGGTCAATAAAGAGAAGTTAGGAAAAGATTTTAAGATTAAAATAAACAATACATTAGAGGTAGATACAATTAAAGTAAATGAAGTGATTTACCCGTGGAAACAGGTTCTTAGGGGAGAGATAGATGAACCAGGTAGTAATAAATACCAATAG
- the rnc gene encoding ribonuclease III, whose translation MKKSYLELEDKIGYNFKNKDLLKNALIHRSFGNEHAKYRKLNNERLELLGDAVLDLIVTEHLYKTYPNALEGDLAKLKAMVVSEPVLAKISKTLDFGQYLMLSKGEELTGGRERNSILGDVFEAILGAIYLDSDFVTTKDIAMKYLRHPIEHVNENEDILDFKTILQEYSQKEYKIIPTYQVVSEAGPDHLKVFEVVAIIKDDLKGYGKGKNKKSAEQSAAKDICKKLGVKLYETL comes from the coding sequence GTGAAAAAATCATATCTAGAATTAGAAGATAAAATAGGATACAACTTTAAAAATAAAGACCTATTAAAAAATGCACTTATCCATAGATCTTTCGGAAATGAACACGCTAAATATAGAAAATTAAACAATGAAAGACTAGAGCTGCTAGGTGATGCAGTTCTAGATCTTATCGTTACAGAGCATTTATACAAGACGTATCCAAATGCACTAGAGGGAGATTTAGCAAAACTGAAAGCTATGGTAGTTAGTGAACCTGTATTAGCAAAAATATCTAAAACATTAGATTTTGGACAATACTTAATGTTAAGTAAAGGTGAAGAGTTAACTGGTGGAAGAGAAAGAAACTCTATATTAGGAGATGTATTTGAGGCAATATTAGGAGCGATATATTTAGATTCTGATTTTGTAACAACAAAAGATATAGCTATGAAATATTTAAGACATCCAATTGAGCATGTAAATGAAAATGAGGATATTTTAGATTTTAAAACAATTTTACAAGAGTATAGTCAAAAAGAATATAAAATAATACCAACATATCAAGTTGTAAGTGAAGCAGGACCAGACCACTTAAAAGTTTTTGAGGTTGTTGCAATTATAAAAGATGATTTAAAAGGATATGGAAAAGGGAAAAATAAAAAAAGTGCCGAGCAATCTGCAGCAAAAGATATCTGCAAAAAGTTAGGAGTAAAACTTTATGAAACACTATAA
- the fabF gene encoding beta-ketoacyl-ACP synthase II produces MRRVVVTGVGLITSLGTGTEKSWDAIKAGKCGINEIKSFDTTESAVKIAGEVTDFDPTEFGIEKKEVKKLARNTQFAIAATKMALEDSGLVIDENNATKVGTIVSSGIGGIEVFEEQYGTMLEKGTRRISPFTIPAMINNMASGNVGIYFGAKGPNKAVVTACAAGTHSIGDSFEMIRSGKTDAMITGGTEACITKFAINAFANMKALSTRNDDPQRASRPFTADRDGFVMGEGAGILILEELESAKARGAKIYAEVVGYGETCDAYHITSPAEGGEGAVRAFVMAMEQGDIKPEEVGYINAHGTSTPANDRNETAAIKDAFGDAAYTMNISSTKGATGHGLGAAGGIEGVILALSIAEGVVPPTINQDNPDPALDLNYTPNEMIKRDIEVGMSSSLGFGGHNAVIAMRKYK; encoded by the coding sequence ATGAGAAGAGTAGTTGTAACAGGAGTTGGTTTAATAACTTCACTAGGAACTGGAACGGAAAAATCTTGGGATGCTATAAAAGCTGGTAAATGTGGAATAAATGAGATTAAATCTTTCGATACAACAGAGAGTGCCGTTAAGATAGCAGGAGAGGTTACTGATTTTGATCCAACAGAATTTGGAATCGAAAAGAAAGAGGTAAAAAAATTAGCAAGAAATACTCAGTTTGCTATTGCCGCTACAAAAATGGCATTAGAAGACTCAGGACTTGTTATAGATGAAAATAACGCAACTAAAGTTGGAACAATTGTATCGTCTGGAATCGGAGGAATCGAAGTTTTTGAGGAGCAATATGGAACAATGCTAGAAAAAGGAACTAGAAGAATATCTCCGTTTACAATTCCAGCTATGATTAATAACATGGCTTCAGGAAACGTAGGAATATACTTTGGAGCTAAGGGTCCAAATAAAGCTGTAGTAACAGCGTGTGCAGCAGGAACTCATTCAATAGGAGATTCATTTGAGATGATTAGATCTGGTAAAACAGATGCTATGATAACAGGTGGAACAGAAGCTTGTATAACAAAGTTTGCTATAAATGCATTTGCAAATATGAAAGCTTTATCTACAAGAAATGACGATCCACAAAGAGCTTCAAGACCATTTACAGCTGATAGAGATGGATTTGTAATGGGAGAGGGAGCAGGAATTCTTATTTTAGAAGAGTTAGAATCAGCAAAAGCTAGAGGAGCAAAAATCTATGCTGAAGTTGTAGGATACGGAGAAACTTGTGATGCTTACCATATAACTTCACCAGCAGAAGGTGGAGAAGGAGCTGTAAGAGCTTTTGTAATGGCTATGGAACAAGGAGATATTAAACCTGAAGAGGTTGGATATATCAATGCACATGGAACATCAACACCAGCAAACGATAGAAATGAAACAGCGGCGATAAAAGATGCATTCGGTGATGCGGCTTACACTATGAACATATCTTCAACAAAAGGAGCTACAGGGCATGGTTTAGGAGCAGCAGGAGGAATTGAAGGAGTTATCTTAGCGTTATCGATTGCTGAAGGAGTAGTACCTCCAACAATAAATCAAGATAATCCAGATCCGGCTTTAGATTTGAATTACACTCCAAACGAAATGATAAAAAGAGATATCGAAGTTGGAATGTCAAGTTCATTAGGATTTGGTGGACATAATGCTGTAATAGCAATGAGAAAATATAAATAG
- the acpP gene encoding acyl carrier protein: MLDKIREIVVEQLGVDADQVTLEANFVEDLGADSLDTVELIMAFEEEFDVEIPDTDAEKIKTVQDVVNYIEANK; encoded by the coding sequence ATGTTAGATAAAATAAGAGAAATAGTTGTAGAGCAATTAGGAGTAGACGCAGATCAAGTAACTTTAGAAGCGAACTTCGTTGAGGATTTAGGAGCGGATTCATTAGATACAGTTGAATTAATAATGGCTTTCGAAGAGGAGTTCGACGTAGAAATTCCTGATACAGATGCAGAAAAAATAAAAACTGTACAAGATGTTGTAAACTACATTGAGGCAAATAAGTAA
- the fabD gene encoding ACP S-malonyltransferase, with product MSKIAFVFPGQGTQYVGMGKELYENNDLAKSEFDKIFSSLDFDLKKVMFEGSEEELKDTKNTQPAIVAMSLVLEKLLREKGIVPNFVAGHSVGEYAAVGSAGFLSMEDAVKLTSLRGAAMSKVSAEVAGTMAAILGLDSDVIVETLKGVAGVVEAVNFNEPKQTVIAGEKEAIGSACIVLKEAGARRAMELAVSGPFHSSLMKPAGEILKEALEGFEFKNSEVVLIANTTAKEITSVEDLKDELYRQSFGPVKWVDTITTLKAAGVTKIYEIGPGKVLNGLIKKIDKEIEVINIEKLSDLV from the coding sequence ATGAGTAAAATAGCTTTTGTTTTTCCAGGACAAGGAACGCAATATGTTGGAATGGGAAAAGAACTTTATGAGAATAACGATTTAGCTAAAAGTGAGTTTGATAAAATATTTTCTAGCTTAGATTTTGATTTAAAAAAAGTGATGTTTGAAGGTAGTGAAGAGGAGTTAAAAGATACTAAAAATACTCAACCAGCTATCGTTGCAATGAGCTTAGTTTTAGAGAAACTACTAAGAGAGAAAGGTATTGTACCAAATTTCGTAGCAGGACACTCTGTAGGAGAGTATGCAGCTGTTGGGTCAGCTGGATTTTTATCAATGGAGGATGCAGTAAAGTTAACATCTTTAAGAGGAGCGGCTATGAGTAAAGTGTCAGCTGAGGTAGCTGGAACTATGGCAGCGATATTAGGACTTGATTCAGATGTAATAGTTGAGACTTTAAAGGGTGTAGCTGGGGTTGTTGAGGCAGTAAACTTCAATGAACCGAAACAAACTGTAATAGCTGGAGAAAAGGAAGCTATAGGAAGTGCTTGTATAGTATTAAAGGAAGCAGGAGCAAGAAGAGCTATGGAGTTAGCTGTTTCAGGACCATTCCATTCAAGTCTAATGAAGCCGGCAGGAGAGATTTTAAAAGAAGCGTTAGAAGGATTCGAATTTAAGAATTCAGAAGTAGTTTTAATCGCTAATACAACAGCTAAAGAGATAACTTCGGTTGAAGACTTAAAAGATGAACTGTATAGACAAAGCTTTGGACCTGTAAAATGGGTAGACACAATTACAACATTAAAAGCAGCAGGTGTAACAAAGATATATGAGATTGGACCAGGAAAAGTATTGAATGGTTTAATCAAAAAAATCGATAAAGAGATCGAAGTGATCAATATCGAAAAGCTTTCAGATTTAGTGTAA
- a CDS encoding beta-ketoacyl-ACP synthase III, translated as MKLKNVGIIGLGTYVPENVMTNFDFEKIIDTTDEWIRTRTGIEERRFASETQATSDLGAEAAKVALEKAGVPVEDIDMIILATTTPDYPIQSTACVVQELIGAVNAAAVDINAACSGFVYALTMAKALVVSGMNKKVLVIGAEVLSKCVDMQDRNTCVLFGDGAAAAVVAEVEDGYGMISQFLGAEADVKGALRTPAGGTRKPLSQEVLEERSNFLQMKGQDVFKFAVKALPKATLEALEAAGLTPSDLDMVFPHQANSRIIEAASKRLEIPMEKFYLNLNKYGNTSSASIGLALGEALEKGLVKKGDTIALTGFGAGLTYASMILKWSY; from the coding sequence ATGAAGCTTAAAAATGTAGGTATAATAGGATTAGGAACTTATGTTCCAGAGAATGTAATGACAAATTTTGATTTTGAAAAAATTATAGATACAACAGATGAGTGGATTAGAACTAGAACTGGTATAGAAGAAAGAAGATTTGCTAGTGAAACTCAAGCTACATCTGATTTAGGAGCTGAGGCAGCAAAAGTAGCTTTAGAAAAAGCAGGAGTTCCTGTAGAAGATATAGATATGATAATTTTAGCAACAACTACGCCTGATTATCCAATTCAAAGTACGGCTTGTGTTGTTCAAGAGTTAATAGGTGCTGTAAATGCTGCGGCAGTAGATATAAATGCGGCTTGTAGTGGATTTGTATATGCTTTAACTATGGCAAAAGCATTAGTTGTATCAGGAATGAATAAAAAAGTTTTAGTTATAGGTGCAGAAGTTCTTTCGAAGTGTGTAGATATGCAAGATCGAAATACTTGTGTATTATTTGGTGATGGAGCAGCAGCAGCAGTTGTAGCAGAAGTAGAAGATGGATATGGAATGATATCACAATTCTTAGGAGCAGAAGCGGATGTGAAAGGTGCATTAAGAACTCCAGCAGGAGGAACTAGAAAACCTTTAAGTCAAGAAGTTTTAGAAGAGAGATCAAACTTCTTACAAATGAAAGGGCAAGATGTATTTAAATTTGCGGTTAAAGCTTTACCAAAGGCAACTTTAGAAGCTTTAGAAGCAGCGGGATTAACTCCAAGCGATTTAGACATGGTATTCCCACATCAAGCTAATAGTAGAATAATAGAAGCAGCATCAAAAAGATTAGAGATTCCAATGGAAAAGTTCTATTTAAACTTAAATAAATATGGAAATACATCATCTGCATCAATCGGGTTAGCGTTAGGAGAAGCATTGGAAAAAGGTCTTGTAAAAAAGGGAGATACAATAGCTTTAACTGGATTTGGAGCGGGGTTAACGTACGCTTCTATGATATTAAAATGGTCTTACTAA
- the plsX gene encoding phosphate acyltransferase PlsX, with product MRIALDAMGGDFAPLETVKGAVQALEELQNLTVILVGQKEKIEEELKKYTYDKNRVEIFDAREVIEMTDDPMTAVRTKKDASMNRMLELVKSGEAQASVSAGNTGALISASQLKLRRIKGVLRPAITTIFPSKKRDIVLMDVGANADCRPEFVNQFATMGSLYYEEMFGVSNPKVGLLNIGTEEGKGNEITREAFNLLKNNNDINFAGNIESREMMDGEVDVIVADGFTGNMVLKTAEGTAKFIFSILKEEIGKSLLGKIGALLLMPILKKLKTKLDSSEYGGALFLGINGISIKAHGNSSAKGIKNALKVANKFAEDKFIDRLTEVMKQSEGGNNEA from the coding sequence ATGAGAATCGCTTTAGATGCCATGGGTGGAGATTTTGCACCTCTTGAAACAGTTAAGGGAGCAGTTCAAGCTTTAGAGGAATTACAAAATTTGACTGTGATTTTAGTTGGACAGAAAGAAAAAATAGAAGAAGAGTTAAAGAAATATACATACGATAAAAACAGAGTAGAGATTTTTGATGCGAGAGAAGTTATAGAGATGACAGATGATCCTATGACGGCAGTTCGAACAAAAAAAGATGCCTCTATGAATAGAATGTTAGAGCTAGTTAAATCAGGAGAGGCTCAAGCATCGGTATCAGCAGGAAATACAGGTGCACTAATAAGTGCAAGTCAATTGAAGTTGAGAAGGATAAAAGGTGTTTTAAGACCAGCTATTACGACGATATTCCCTAGTAAAAAAAGAGATATAGTTTTAATGGATGTTGGAGCTAATGCTGATTGTAGACCGGAGTTTGTAAATCAGTTCGCAACAATGGGTTCTCTTTATTATGAAGAGATGTTTGGAGTAAGCAATCCAAAAGTTGGATTATTAAATATTGGAACAGAAGAGGGAAAGGGAAATGAAATCACCAGAGAAGCCTTCAATTTGTTGAAAAATAATAACGATATTAATTTTGCTGGGAATATAGAGAGTAGAGAGATGATGGATGGAGAAGTAGATGTCATTGTCGCGGATGGATTCACAGGAAATATGGTACTAAAAACAGCTGAAGGAACGGCCAAATTTATATTTTCTATTTTGAAAGAGGAGATAGGAAAAAGTCTTTTAGGAAAAATAGGAGCACTTTTATTGATGCCTATTTTAAAAAAATTGAAAACCAAATTAGATTCTTCAGAATATGGTGGAGCACTATTTTTAGGTATAAATGGAATATCGATAAAGGCTCACGGAAATTCGTCGGCGAAAGGGATTAAAAATGCTTTAAAGGTTGCCAATAAGTTTGCAGAAGACAAATTTATAGATAGATTAACAGAGGTTATGAAACAAAGCGAAGGAGGAAACAATGAAGCTTAA
- the rpmF gene encoding 50S ribosomal protein L32, with the protein MAVPKKKTSKAKKNMRRSHHALTGSTLATCDKCGSPRRPHRICLACGDYNGKQVLATEVE; encoded by the coding sequence ATGGCAGTACCTAAGAAGAAAACTTCAAAAGCTAAGAAAAACATGAGAAGATCTCACCACGCATTAACAGGTTCTACTTTAGCAACTTGTGACAAATGTGGATCACCAAGAAGACCACACAGAATTTGTCTTGCATGTGGAGATTACAACGGAAAGCAAGTATTAGCTACAGAAGTAGAGTAA
- a CDS encoding DUF177 domain-containing protein, protein MIIKLSEIINESEVTFDYVEKTIDSIDTPEGVTIRGRAFKDDNGYVVEGSYRTVLRLECVRCLTEIEPLIQGDFRAEYLDPKEYSKYTSSLKPEEEFGDKHFEEALNSEINISDLVREYIILDLSQYEACLPECSDTSEVEKYSKDDVDPRWQQLLDIKF, encoded by the coding sequence TTGATAATAAAGCTTAGTGAAATTATTAATGAATCAGAGGTTACCTTTGATTATGTTGAAAAAACTATAGATTCTATAGATACTCCAGAAGGTGTAACTATTAGAGGAAGAGCTTTTAAAGACGATAATGGTTATGTAGTTGAAGGATCTTATAGAACAGTACTAAGGTTAGAATGTGTTAGATGTCTTACGGAGATAGAGCCTTTAATCCAAGGAGATTTTAGAGCAGAATATCTAGATCCAAAAGAGTATTCTAAGTATACTTCAAGCCTGAAGCCAGAGGAAGAGTTTGGTGATAAACACTTTGAAGAAGCTTTAAATAGCGAGATAAATATCTCTGATCTGGTAAGAGAATATATAATACTTGATTTGTCACAATATGAGGCATGTCTTCCAGAGTGTTCAGATACTTCTGAAGTAGAAAAATACTCGAAAGATGACGTTGACCCTAGGTGGCAGCAATTATTAGACATAAAATTTTAA
- the ychF gene encoding redox-regulated ATPase YchF, translated as MIGIGIVGLPNVGKSTLFNAITKAGAAEAANYPFCTIEPNVGMVTVPDSRLDELSKIINPQRVQNATVEFVDIAGLVEGAAKGEGLGNKFLSNIRTTAAICQVVRCFEDENIIHVSGSVDPIRDIEIINGELILADMETIEKAIEKQSKLFKSKNKEAMVLMPVLEKCKAHLDEYKMLKTLILTPEEQELIRTYQLLTQKPMMFAANVSEDDLATGNEYVERVKDYAANLGAEVVVVSARVESELQEMEDEDKKEFLEALGVEEPGLNRLIRAGFKLLGLQTYFTAGVKEVRAWTIRIGDTAPKAAGEIHTDFERGFIRAKVVGYEDFIKYSGWKGAQEAGVLRLEGKEYIVKDGDLMEFLFNV; from the coding sequence ATGATAGGTATAGGAATAGTAGGACTTCCAAATGTTGGAAAGTCAACTCTGTTTAATGCAATAACAAAAGCTGGAGCAGCGGAAGCGGCAAACTACCCGTTTTGTACAATAGAACCAAATGTTGGAATGGTAACAGTTCCAGATTCAAGATTAGATGAGTTATCAAAAATAATTAATCCTCAAAGAGTTCAAAATGCAACAGTTGAATTCGTAGATATAGCTGGTTTAGTTGAAGGAGCAGCAAAAGGTGAAGGGTTAGGAAACAAATTCTTATCAAATATCAGAACTACAGCTGCAATATGTCAAGTTGTTAGATGTTTTGAAGATGAAAATATCATTCACGTAAGTGGAAGTGTAGATCCAATAAGAGATATCGAAATAATAAATGGAGAGTTAATCTTAGCTGATATGGAAACTATCGAAAAAGCTATCGAGAAACAATCAAAGTTATTTAAATCTAAAAATAAAGAAGCTATGGTTTTAATGCCAGTTTTAGAAAAGTGTAAAGCACACTTAGATGAATATAAAATGTTAAAAACTTTAATTTTAACACCAGAAGAGCAAGAGTTAATAAGAACTTACCAACTTTTAACTCAGAAACCAATGATGTTCGCAGCTAATGTTTCAGAAGACGACTTAGCAACAGGAAATGAATATGTTGAAAGAGTAAAAGATTATGCAGCTAACTTAGGAGCGGAAGTAGTAGTAGTATCTGCAAGAGTTGAATCTGAGTTACAAGAGATGGAAGACGAGGACAAGAAAGAGTTCTTAGAAGCTTTAGGAGTAGAAGAACCAGGATTAAACAGATTGATAAGAGCTGGATTTAAGTTATTAGGACTACAAACTTATTTCACGGCTGGAGTTAAAGAAGTAAGAGCTTGGACTATAAGAATCGGAGATACAGCACCAAAGGCAGCTGGAGAGATTCATACAGATTTCGAAAGAGGATTTATTAGAGCGAAAGTTGTAGGATATGAAGATTTCATAAAGTATTCTGGATGGAAAGGAGCTCAAGAAGCAGGAGTTCTTAGACTAGAAGGGAAAGAGTACATCGTTAAAGATGGAGACTTAATGGAGTTTTTATTTAACGTATAA